A single window of Montipora capricornis isolate CH-2021 chromosome 14, ASM3666992v2, whole genome shotgun sequence DNA harbors:
- the LOC138031405 gene encoding uncharacterized protein, with the protein MNVDWFKPFKHRNDFSVGVIYMVLMNLPRSIRFRKENVILVHVGIIPALKHEPKSLNHFLNPAVDELNALWKGVKVNTYNSPSSAVAIQAAVLCFASDIPAARKLCGFLGHSARRGCSHCNKEFPGGFGEQRNYGGFQDRDQWPKRSSQQHRRDAYRVKNCTSESASEKLASQLGVRYTVLLELPYYTSVEMCVIDPMHNLFLGTAKRVFSKWIENDIITKEGLEKIQKSIENISSLSDIGRLPGNIKSNYGGYTAAQWKNFVLLFSMYALKDVVSEQHLHYWQSFVLACRLLCKPCITKTDLMLADCKLLHFVKEYEKINGELAISPNMHLHLHLKECVQNYGSIYGFWLFSFERYNGILGSYHTNNKTVELQIMRKFMTSGILANMQYNLPEEYGNFFLQGCRNQIESKGTCLSVDNVLPLHLMMASCGPLLGKESVWADLTLIFFESTYKLGSLDRNELDSLCSVFMTLYPKITEASLNLATLYKKYKSLSVGGERYGSTVGFRLCPYAHIIASWCGDNGGINPGMQRPGIIRHFIVHSVEIDGKQAIHAFAIVNWLRLSEQDFGFGNPLSVWYARNFEDSGPAVFLPVQRIHSKFLFACKQYSGQQYLICSPICRRILF; encoded by the coding sequence ATGAATGTGGATTGGTTTAAACCCTTTAAACATCGGAATGACTTTTCTGTGGGAGTTATTTACATGGTGTTGATGAATCTTCCCAGAAGCATCAGATTtaggaaagaaaatgtaataCTGGTACATGTAGGTATCATTCCTGCCCTCAAACATGAACCAAAATCTCTGAACCACTTCCTTAACCCTGCTGTTGATGAACTAAATGCTTTGTGGAAGGGAGTCAAGGTTAACACATACAACAGTCCATCCTCTGCAGTGGCGATTCAGGCAGCAGTTTTATGCTTTGCTTCAGATATTCCAGCAGCAAGGAAACTGTGTGGATTCCTGGGTCATAGTGCAAGGCGAGGTTGCTCTCACTGCAATAAAGAATTTCCAGGTGGTTTTGGAGAGCAGAGGAACTATGGTGGTTTCCAGGACCGGGACCAGTGGCCAAAGAGATCCTCACAGCAGCACCGAAGAGATGCCTACCGAGTAAAGAACTGTACCTCTGAGAGTGCCTCAGAAAAGCTTGCTAGTCAGCTTGGAGTCCGGTACACTGTTTTATTGGAACTTCCTTATTATACAAGTGTTGAGATGTGTGTGATTGACCCTATGCATAACTTGTTCCTTGGAACAGCAAAGAGAGTTTTCTCAAAATGGATAGAGAATGACATAATCACAAAGGAAGGTTTGGAGAAGATCCAAAAAAGCATAGAGAATATTTCTTCATTATCAGACATTGGAAGACTACCAGGAAACATCAAATCCAATTATGGCGGGTACACTGCTGCTCAATGGAAAAACTTTGTTCTCCTGTTTTCAATGTATGCTCTTAAGGATGTGGTCTCAGAGCAGCATCTTCATTATTGGCAGTCTTTTGTTTTAGCTTGTCGCCTCCTTTGCAAGCCATGTAttacaaaaacagacttaatGCTTGCAGATTGCAAACTGTTGCATTTTGTTAAGGAATATGAGAAGATTAATGGTGAATTGGCTATATCACCAAATATGCATCTCCACTTGCATCTTAAGGAATGTGTGCAGAACTATGGCAGCATTTATGGATTTTGGCTCTTTAGCTTTGAACGTTATAATGGTATTTTGGGATCTTATCACACAAACAATAAGACCGTAGAGCTACAAATTATGCGCAAGTTTATGACCTCTGGAATTCTGGCAAACATGCAGTACAATCTGCCAGAAGAGTATGGAAACTTTTTCTTACAGGGATGCAGAAATCAAATTGAATCTAAAGGTACATGTCTTTCTGTAGACAATGTCCTACCCCTGCATCTCATGATGGCCTCCTGTGGTCCCTTACTTGGAAAGGAGTCTGTATGGGCAGACTTAACACTGATTTTCTTTGAAAGCACTTACAAACTGGGAAGTCTTGACAGGAATGAACTTGACTCTTTGTGCTCTGTTTTTATGACCCTGTACCCAAAGATAACAGAAGCATCACTAAATCTGGCAACATTGTACAAGAAGTACAAGTCTTTGTCAGTAGGAGGGGAGAGATATGGCTCCACCGTAGGCTTCAGGCTTTGTCCATATGCACACATTATTGCATCGTGGTGTGGTGACAATGGAGGTATTAACCCTGGAATGCAGAGACCTGGAATCATTCGTCATTTCATTGTTCATAGTGTGGAGATAGATGGAAAGCAGGCAATTCATGCCTTTGCCATTGTGAACTGGTTAAGGTTATCAGAACAGGACTTTGGGTTTGGAAATCCACTGTCTGTTTGGTATGCAAGAAACTTTGAGGATAGTGGACCAGCAGTTTTTTTGCCTGTTCAGAGAATTCATTcgaaatttttgtttgcttgtaagCAGTATTCTGGACAGCAATACTTAATTTGCTCACCTATTTGTAGGAGAAttttgttttaa
- the LOC138031404 gene encoding uncharacterized protein yields MKRKRFQETSNRKKRRERCRQRCGHCQQFLSNSQFHEHRRLYFDSNRKQWKTVKGVGRTSAPEDVPGSSSSESEGIKGSDELYHQQGTQDLPGSDSDDLTGSEFFSTSQQGTVDSEETPNNSSDSELNSCEDEETDYLDSEASDMENLLQSEQLELPQPLPQETNQQRLRVILTWVVYFVLVWQYKNYVSDNAIEQLLKFVQQIFFCIGHLIKEHTDLCFVVATNLPTTLYSARKFLGIDRDNFHQYVVCPKCTKLYQMDEIVVNNGRQSFAKTCDNLPFPRAKRAKTCGAQLAQKIVLKNGSVKFYALKMYCYKSIIDSLETLLKRPGLEEQCEKWKSRKIDDDLYADVYDGQIWKQ; encoded by the exons ATGAAGAGGAAACGTTTCCAGGAGACTTCAAATCGCAAGAAGAGACGTGAAAGATGCAGGCAGCGGTGTGGTCATTGTCAACAGTTTCTAAGTAATTCGCAGTTTCATGAGCATCGTAGACTCTACTTCGATTCAAATAGGAAGCAGTGGAAAACAGTCAAAGGTGTCGGGCGAACATCTGCCCCAGAAGATGTTCCAGGATCCAGCTCCAGTGAAAGTGAAG GTATCAAAGGAAGTGATGAGTTGTACCATCAGCAAGGAACACAGGATCTTCCTGGGAGTGATTCAG ATGACTTGACTggatctgaatttttcagtactTCTCAACAG GGAACAGTTGACTCTGAAGAAACTCCTAACAACAGCTCTGACAGTGAATTAAACAGTTGTGAAGATGAAGAAACTGATTATTTGGACTCTGAAGCAAGTGACATGGAGAATTTACTTCAGTCAGAACAGTTAGAATTGCCTCAACCTTTGCCTCAGGAGACAAATCAGCAGCGCTTACGAGTCATTCTGACGTGGGTTGTGTACTTCGTTCTAGTGTGGCAGTACAAGAACTATGTCAGTGACAATGCGATTGAACAGCTGCTAAAATTTGTCCAACAGATATTTTTTTGTATTGGTCATCTTATTAAGGAGCACACAGATTTGTGTTTTGTTGTGGCAACCAATCTACCAACAACTCTCTATTCTGCAAGGAAATTTCTGGGCATTGATCGTGACAATTTTCATCAATATGTGGTTTGTCCAAAATGCACAAAACTGTACCAAATGGATGAAATTGTGGTCAATAATGGACGACAATCTTTTGCAAAGACCTGTGACAATTTACCCTTTCCAAGAGCAAAACGTGCAAAAACTTGCGGTGCCCAGCTTGCCCAGAAGATTGTCTTGAAAAATGGGTCTGTCAAATTCTATGCTCTTAAGATGTACTGCTACAAGAGTATCATTGATTCCTTGGAGACTTTGCTGAAGCGTCCTGGACTGGAAGAGCAGTGTGAAAAGTGGAAATCAAGAAAAATAGATGATGATTTGTATGCTGATGTGTATGATGGACAAATTTGGAAAcaataa